The Nomia melanderi isolate GNS246 chromosome 7, iyNomMela1, whole genome shotgun sequence genome includes a window with the following:
- the LOC116425134 gene encoding elongation factor Tu-like isoform X1 — protein MVNINMNTVFYKLLKSRQIITYLHQKHNLLQHILYRCYIPKFKQDSLHFCSNEKHSLEPVIKETCNVGTIGHVDHGKTTLTAAITKYLSEINKTCKYVSYNEIDKAPEEKRRGITINIAHVGYATNKREYAHTDCPGHADFIKNMISGASQMDGAILVVAADDGPMPQTKEHLLLISQLEIKHLIVYINKVDIVDKDIIELAEMETRELLDKYGFNGINTPFVCGSALLALNGDKSEIGVPSVQLLLNALDNHIPTTSRDYAAPFVLPIDDVFSVPGRGTVVVGTLTQGSIAKSAEAHMVGFDVKLDTHISDIQVFKKSVPKAYAGQNIGVLLRGIKLGSVRRGMVVCQKNSVTPTNHFEAQFYLLDKSEGGRQKPIAVNGFSTLIFCSTWNVYCRFDFLLPPGVDMLMPGEFATAKLTLLYRMPIAEGKVFTVREHNLIIGTGKITKVHKPITFEKDKLHMIKV, from the exons ATGGTGAATATTAACATGAATActgtgttttataaattattgaaatctcGACAAATCATCACTTATTTGCATCAAAAGCATAATTTATTACAACACATATTGTACAGGTGTTACATACCAAAATTTAAACAAGATTCACTGCATTTTTGTTCTAACGAAAAACATTCGTTAGAACCTGTAATAAAAGAGACTTGCAATGTAGGCACAATAGGGCATGTAGATCACGGTAAAACAACTTTAACAGCTgctataacaaaatatttgtcagaaattaataaaacttgtaAATATGTATCATACAATGAGATTGATAAAGCGCCCGAGGAAAAACGAAGAGGCATTACTATAAATATAGCTCATGTTGGATATGCTACTAACAAGAGAGAATATGCCCATACAGATTGTCCAGGTCATgctgattttattaaaaatatgattagTGGAGCGTCGCAAATGGATGGTGCAATTTTAGTAGTTGCTGCCGATGATGGCCCTATGCCACAAACCAaggaacatttattattaattagtcAACTTGAAATTAAACATCTTATTGTATACATAAATAAG GTAGATATAGTAGACAAAGACATCATTGAACTTGCAGAAATGGAAACTAGAGAATTGTTGGATAAATATGGATTTAACGGGATTAATACTCCATTTGTCTGTGGTTCAGCTTTGCTTGCTTTGAACGGAGATAAATCAGAAATTGGAGTTCCTTCTGTGCAGTTGCTGTTGAATGCTTTAGATAATCATATTCCAACCACATCGAGAGATTATGCAGCTCCTTTTGTGCTACCAATCGACGATGTGTTTTCTGTACCAGGTAGAGGTACAGTTGTGGTAGGGACATTAACACAGGGCTCAATTGCAAAAAGTGCAGAAGCACATATGGTGGGCTTCGATGTAAAACTTGACACTCATATCTCAGACATTCAG gTTTTTAAGAAGAGTGTGCCAAAAGCATATGCTGGTCAAAATATTGGTGTTTTATTGAGAGGTATTAAGTTAGGTTCTGTACGTAGAGGAATGGTAGTATGCCAAAAGAATAGTGTAACTCCTACTAATCACTTTGAAGCGCAATTCTATTTATTAGATAAAAGTGAAGGTGGACGTCAAAAACCAATAGCG GTAAATGGATTTTCTACACTAATATTCTGTTCAACATGGAACGTGTATTGTCGTTTTGATTTCTTACTACCACCAGGAGTTGATATGTTAATGCCAGGAGAATTTGCAACCGCCAAGTTAACACTTCTTTATCGCATGCCAATAGCAGAAGGCAAAGTCTTTACTGTCCGAGAACATAATCTAATAATCGGCACaggaaaaattacaaaagtgCATAAGCCAATAACTTTTGAGAAAGACAAACTACATATGATCAAagtttga
- the LOC116425134 gene encoding elongation factor Tu, mitochondrial-like isoform X2 yields the protein MKWYCPGHADFIKNMISGASQMDGAILVVAADDGPMPQTKEHLLLISQLEIKHLIVYINKVDIVDKDIIELAEMETRELLDKYGFNGINTPFVCGSALLALNGDKSEIGVPSVQLLLNALDNHIPTTSRDYAAPFVLPIDDVFSVPGRGTVVVGTLTQGSIAKSAEAHMVGFDVKLDTHISDIQVFKKSVPKAYAGQNIGVLLRGIKLGSVRRGMVVCQKNSVTPTNHFEAQFYLLDKSEGGRQKPIAVNGFSTLIFCSTWNVYCRFDFLLPPGVDMLMPGEFATAKLTLLYRMPIAEGKVFTVREHNLIIGTGKITKVHKPITFEKDKLHMIKV from the exons ATTGTCCAGGTCATgctgattttattaaaaatatgattagTGGAGCGTCGCAAATGGATGGTGCAATTTTAGTAGTTGCTGCCGATGATGGCCCTATGCCACAAACCAaggaacatttattattaattagtcAACTTGAAATTAAACATCTTATTGTATACATAAATAAG GTAGATATAGTAGACAAAGACATCATTGAACTTGCAGAAATGGAAACTAGAGAATTGTTGGATAAATATGGATTTAACGGGATTAATACTCCATTTGTCTGTGGTTCAGCTTTGCTTGCTTTGAACGGAGATAAATCAGAAATTGGAGTTCCTTCTGTGCAGTTGCTGTTGAATGCTTTAGATAATCATATTCCAACCACATCGAGAGATTATGCAGCTCCTTTTGTGCTACCAATCGACGATGTGTTTTCTGTACCAGGTAGAGGTACAGTTGTGGTAGGGACATTAACACAGGGCTCAATTGCAAAAAGTGCAGAAGCACATATGGTGGGCTTCGATGTAAAACTTGACACTCATATCTCAGACATTCAG gTTTTTAAGAAGAGTGTGCCAAAAGCATATGCTGGTCAAAATATTGGTGTTTTATTGAGAGGTATTAAGTTAGGTTCTGTACGTAGAGGAATGGTAGTATGCCAAAAGAATAGTGTAACTCCTACTAATCACTTTGAAGCGCAATTCTATTTATTAGATAAAAGTGAAGGTGGACGTCAAAAACCAATAGCG GTAAATGGATTTTCTACACTAATATTCTGTTCAACATGGAACGTGTATTGTCGTTTTGATTTCTTACTACCACCAGGAGTTGATATGTTAATGCCAGGAGAATTTGCAACCGCCAAGTTAACACTTCTTTATCGCATGCCAATAGCAGAAGGCAAAGTCTTTACTGTCCGAGAACATAATCTAATAATCGGCACaggaaaaattacaaaagtgCATAAGCCAATAACTTTTGAGAAAGACAAACTACATATGATCAAagtttga
- the blw gene encoding ATP synthase subunit alpha blw, mitochondrial — protein MAQLSLRLASSIARQLPNATIQVKWPVASIASCKYHVSCSRRSAEISSILEERILGSSPKTNLEETGRVLSIGDGIARVYGLKNIQADEMVEFSSGLKGMALNLEPDNVGVVVFGNDRHIKEGDIVKRTGAIVDVPVGEELLGRVVDALGNPIDGKGPLNSKLRFRIGTKAPGIIPRVSVREPMQTGIKAVDSLVPIGRGQRELIIGDRQTGKTALAIDTIINQKRFNDAGEEKKKLYCIYVAIGQKRSTVAQIVKRLTDSGAINYTIIVSATASDAAPLQYLAPYSGCAMGEFFRDNGKHALIIYDDLSKQAVAYRQMSLLLRRPPGREAYPGDVFYLHSRLLERAAKMNESLGGGSLTALPVIETQAGDVSAYIPTNVISITDGQIFLETELFYKGIRPAINVGLSVSRVGSAAQTKAMKQVAGSMKLELAQYREVAAFAQFGSDLDAATQQLLNRGVRLTELLKQGQYVPMAIEEQVAVIYCGVRGYLDKMEPTKITAFEKEFLAHIRASQRDLLNTIAKENTISEASDAKLKKVVTDFLASFSE, from the exons ATGGCTCAACTATCTCTACGTTTGGCTTCCTCGATAGCAAGGCAATTGCCGAATGCTACAATTCAG GTGAAATGGCCTGTTGCAAGCATTGCATCCTGCAAATATCATGTATCCTGCAGTCGTCGTTCTGCTGAAATCTCTTCCATTTTGGAGGAGCGTATACTTGGTTCATCTCCAAAG acCAATCTTGAGGAAACTGGTAGGGTATTGAGCATCGGTGATGGTATTGCTCGTGTATACGGGCTTAAAAACATTCAAGCTGACGAGATGGTAGAATTTAGTTCAGGATTGAAGGGTATGGCTCTGAACTTGGAACCCGATAATGTTGGTGTTGTCGTATTTGGTAATGACAGGCATATTAAGGAGGGAGACATTGTTAAACGTACTGGAGCTATCGTGGACGTGCCAGTCGGCGAAGAATTGCTAGGACGTGTCGTAGATGCATTGGGTAATCCTATCGATGGGAAAGGACCCCTTAACAGCAAGTTAAGATTCCGTATTGGTACCAAGGCACCTGGTATTATCCCtag gGTATCTGTAAGAGAGCCTATGCAGACTGGAATTAAAGCTGTAGATTCTTTGGTACCTATTGGTCGTGGTCAACGTGAATTGATTATTGGTGACAGACAGACTGGTAAAACTGCTCTTGCCATTGATACTATCATTAACCAGAAACGATTCAATGACGCtggagaagaaaagaagaaattgtacTGTATTTACGTTGCTATCGGTCAGAAGAGATCTACCGTAGCCCAAATTGTAAAACGTCTGACGGATAGTGGAGCCATCAATTACACTATTATTGTCTCTGCTACCGCTTCTGATGCAGCACCTCTACAGTATTTGGCTCCGTATTCTGGTTGCGCTATGGGAGAATTCTTCAG AGATAATGGGAAGCACGCTTTGATCATATACGACGATTTGTCGAAACAAGCCGTTGCATATCGACAAATGTCTCTGCTGTTGAGACGACCACCAGGTCGTGAGGCCTACCCTGGTGATGTATTTTACCTTCATTCCCGTCTTCTCGAAAGAGCAGCTAAAATGAACGAGAGTCTGGGAGGTGGTTCGTTGACTGCTCTACCAGTTATCGAGACTCAGGCCGGTGATGTGTCCGCTTATATCCCTACGAATGTCATCTCCATCACTGATGGTCAGATTTTCTTGGAAACTGAATTGTTCTACAAAGGTATTCGCCCAGCCATTAACGTAGGTTTGTCCGTATCGCGGGTCGGATCTGCCGCTCAGACGAAAGCCATGAAACAG gTTGCTGGTTCCATGAAATTGGAGTTGGCTCAATACCGTGAAGTAGCAGCTTTCGCACAATTCGGGTCTGACTTGGATGCCGCAACCCAACAACTTTTGAACAGAGGTGTTAGATTAACAGAACTTTTGAAACAAGGACAATACG TACCTATGGCTATCGAAGAACAAGTAGCTGTTATTTACTGTGGTGTCCGTGGATACCTTGACAAGATGGAACCTACAAAAATCACTGCCTTTGAAAAAGAATTCCTTGCCCACATCAG GGCCAGCCAACGAGACCTCTTAAATACAATCGCTAAGGAAAATACTATTAGCGAAGCCTCTGATGCGAAATTGAAAAAGGTCGTTACTGACTTCCTTGCATCTTTTTCGGAGTAA